From Nitratidesulfovibrio vulgaris str. Hildenborough, a single genomic window includes:
- a CDS encoding XdhC family aldehyde oxidoreductase maturation factor, protein MSTFLESLRDILSAGESIAMATIANHSGSTPRGDGAQMVIRPDGSILGTIGGGLVEARCIEAGRDLLQRPPGSALFCAFALDNTTAAEAAMVCGGHLTVIIEHAGACHDNVNGCHTGEQTGCSAGHGKGLADILLHACDRVADGLSASFGVEYVWDSPSGQDGANALDKADISGRATTRQTFRPMRAAVHTTGEDSDGQRLSGASTGLALSESGCRLDVMLVPPPRLVIFGAGHVAVPTAHFGHAVGFSVTVIDDRPDFATPERFPDAHLRIPPSFAEAFDGLHVTPDTYLVIMTRGHLHDGEILEQALKTPARYIGMIGSRRKRDALYAELQEQGLDDATLARCHCPIGLDIQAQTPEEIGISIMAELVMHRASA, encoded by the coding sequence ATGAGCACGTTCCTTGAATCCCTTCGCGACATCCTCTCAGCAGGCGAGAGCATCGCCATGGCGACCATCGCCAACCACAGCGGTTCCACCCCCCGTGGCGATGGCGCGCAGATGGTGATTCGCCCCGACGGTTCCATCCTCGGCACCATCGGCGGTGGTCTGGTCGAAGCCCGTTGCATCGAAGCCGGAAGAGACCTCCTGCAGAGACCACCCGGTAGCGCCCTGTTCTGCGCCTTCGCCCTCGACAACACCACGGCAGCCGAAGCAGCCATGGTCTGCGGAGGTCATCTCACGGTGATCATCGAACATGCCGGGGCTTGCCACGACAACGTGAACGGATGCCACACCGGAGAACAGACAGGATGCAGCGCAGGGCATGGCAAGGGGCTGGCAGACATTCTCCTGCACGCATGTGACCGCGTTGCTGATGGCTTGTCCGCGTCATTCGGTGTGGAGTACGTATGGGACTCCCCATCCGGACAGGATGGGGCGAACGCGCTGGACAAGGCAGACATTTCAGGCAGGGCGACCACGCGCCAGACCTTTCGCCCCATGCGCGCCGCCGTCCATACAACCGGTGAGGACAGCGATGGGCAACGCCTGTCCGGTGCGTCTACGGGGCTTGCCCTCTCCGAGTCCGGCTGCCGCCTTGACGTCATGTTGGTGCCACCGCCACGCCTTGTCATCTTCGGCGCAGGGCATGTGGCGGTGCCCACGGCGCACTTCGGCCATGCCGTGGGATTCTCCGTCACCGTCATCGACGACCGTCCCGACTTCGCGACCCCCGAACGTTTCCCCGACGCCCACCTTCGCATCCCCCCCTCGTTCGCCGAAGCCTTCGACGGGCTGCATGTCACCCCCGACACCTATCTTGTCATCATGACACGCGGACACCTGCACGACGGTGAAATCCTCGAACAGGCCCTCAAGACTCCGGCACGCTACATCGGCATGATTGGCAGCCGTCGCAAGCGGGACGCACTGTATGCCGAACTGCAAGAGCAAGGGTTGGATGATGCCACCCTCGCCCGCTGTCATTGCCCCATCGGCCTTGACATACAGGCAC
- a CDS encoding DVU_1553 family AMP-dependent CoA ligase yields MSRFAPLDALLAERMKCDSPPDAAALERWQMERLRATLEHARHSPYHAERLAGIAASSLYSRHDLARLPFMEADILREAPLKLLCVSQDDVARAVTFDTSGSTGPPKRVFCTAEDIENTITFFSHGLLSFMQRGEALLALLPAERPASVGRLLGEAAGRVGVRPLSASPEHGWDSIADMAHREGVRAVVGSPLHVREFALAWHRAGFPSGAISTVLLCWDAAPRALRALLAETLGCEVRHHWGMTETGMGGALSCGEAGMHLRENDLLVEVTDPVSGVPLPDGTWGELVVTTLDRRAMPLIRYRTGDRGRILPGTCPCGSPQRRIDLVPGRLADERLLPDGTPLRLIDLDECLLGLPDVVEYRACLHEDAPAVLAVDVLLRGDIPRLGPTMTAREESVAILTRLLSTASPIARAMRLGTLELRVAARDHLPPETLFAKRRIATRCQASS; encoded by the coding sequence ATGAGCCGTTTCGCACCCCTCGACGCCCTTCTTGCCGAACGCATGAAGTGCGACAGCCCTCCCGATGCGGCGGCACTGGAACGCTGGCAGATGGAGCGATTGCGGGCTACCCTCGAACATGCCCGGCACTCGCCCTATCATGCTGAAAGGCTGGCGGGCATCGCTGCATCCTCGCTGTACAGCCGTCACGACCTCGCCCGTCTGCCCTTCATGGAGGCAGACATTCTTCGCGAAGCGCCTCTCAAGCTGCTCTGCGTCTCACAGGATGACGTGGCGCGGGCGGTGACCTTCGACACCTCCGGCAGTACGGGGCCGCCCAAGCGCGTCTTCTGCACCGCAGAAGATATCGAGAACACCATCACGTTCTTCTCGCACGGGCTGCTCTCGTTCATGCAGCGCGGAGAGGCGCTACTGGCACTTCTGCCTGCCGAACGCCCTGCCAGCGTGGGACGTCTTCTGGGCGAGGCGGCAGGTCGCGTCGGTGTGCGCCCCCTCTCCGCATCACCGGAACATGGATGGGACAGCATCGCAGACATGGCACACCGCGAGGGTGTGCGGGCGGTGGTAGGCTCACCGTTGCATGTCAGGGAGTTCGCCCTCGCATGGCACCGGGCAGGGTTCCCATCGGGAGCCATCTCGACCGTACTCCTGTGCTGGGACGCGGCACCACGCGCACTCCGTGCGCTCCTTGCCGAGACCCTCGGCTGCGAAGTACGCCACCACTGGGGCATGACCGAAACCGGCATGGGGGGGGCCCTCTCTTGCGGCGAAGCGGGAATGCACCTACGCGAAAACGATCTGCTGGTCGAGGTCACCGACCCCGTAAGCGGGGTTCCGCTCCCGGATGGCACATGGGGGGAACTGGTCGTGACCACGCTCGACAGGCGTGCCATGCCCCTCATACGCTACCGCACGGGAGACCGTGGGCGCATCCTGCCGGGCACATGCCCATGTGGAAGCCCTCAGCGCCGCATAGACCTCGTACCCGGCCGACTGGCCGACGAACGCCTGTTGCCGGATGGTACGCCCCTACGACTCATAGACCTTGACGAATGCCTGCTTGGCCTGCCCGATGTGGTCGAATACCGGGCCTGCCTGCACGAAGACGCCCCCGCAGTGCTTGCCGTTGACGTGCTGCTTCGTGGTGACATCCCCCGCCTCGGCCCGACCATGACCGCCCGGGAAGAGTCGGTCGCCATACTGACACGCCTTCTCTCGACCGCCAGCCCCATAGCCCGCGCCATGCGCCTTGGCACGCTCGAACTTCGCGTGGCAGCGCGCGACCATCTTCCACCCGAAACGCTTTTTGCAAAACGACGTATCGCAACCCGTTGTCAGGCTTCTTCCTGA
- the trsS gene encoding radical SAM (seleno)protein TrsS has product MMAHTEMKPYRVVHHTQSLCPRCLARIPARYEQRSHEVWLVKECPEHGRTETPVWRGGPDMSTWLRPKLPTPPAPLGTVDRGCPFDCGLCPQHNQHTCTAVFEVTTRCNLRCRYCFAAAQDDETQTLQPSAHVGDPPLHTLVALLEAVRQKTGPCNIQLSGGEPTLRHDLCDIVSHARRLFPFVQLNTNGILLGRQPSLAHDLARAGLDSVFLQFDGTSQDIHEALRGAPLLDDKRRAIDALGEAGVGVVLVPTVVPGVNDHDVGAIIRLGMSLAPAVRGVHFQPVSHFGRHPSCQGAPSPSARITLPELMHRLEEQTAGMVQVVDFLPPGCEHSLCSFHANYLVREDGTLMRVSAPRAESAPPAHPALDGAIAARAFVRRQWAAPGHGAPVHDACGCGTDGTTSAAMTAPISSVNADVSSSCPAAPCGHSPSPSGNAASAPSTAVSSGTSRNISPDTSDVVSPAIAGQPRPDHAGDDLDRFLARAATHLFAISAMAFQDAWNLDLERLQGCCIHAVTTDGALIPFCAWNCTAADGTPLYRGRT; this is encoded by the coding sequence ATGATGGCGCACACAGAGATGAAGCCATACCGGGTCGTCCACCACACGCAAAGCCTCTGCCCGCGATGCCTCGCACGCATACCCGCCCGATATGAGCAGCGATCCCATGAGGTGTGGCTGGTCAAGGAATGCCCGGAACACGGCCGGACAGAGACGCCGGTCTGGCGCGGCGGGCCGGACATGTCGACATGGCTTCGGCCCAAACTCCCGACGCCCCCTGCGCCCCTTGGGACAGTAGACAGGGGCTGCCCCTTCGACTGCGGCCTATGCCCGCAGCACAATCAGCACACCTGCACCGCCGTCTTCGAAGTGACCACCCGCTGCAACCTCCGGTGCCGCTATTGCTTCGCCGCAGCGCAGGACGACGAGACGCAGACCTTGCAGCCATCTGCGCATGTAGGCGACCCGCCCCTCCACACTCTCGTAGCCCTTCTCGAAGCCGTGCGGCAGAAGACAGGCCCGTGCAACATCCAGCTTTCCGGGGGTGAACCCACCCTGCGCCATGACCTTTGCGACATCGTATCCCATGCCAGGCGTCTCTTTCCGTTCGTACAGCTGAACACCAACGGCATTCTGCTGGGCCGTCAGCCCTCTCTGGCGCATGACCTTGCAAGGGCGGGGCTCGATTCGGTGTTCCTGCAGTTCGACGGAACATCACAGGATATCCACGAGGCACTGCGGGGTGCCCCGCTGCTGGACGACAAACGCAGGGCCATCGACGCGCTGGGAGAAGCCGGAGTGGGGGTGGTGCTCGTTCCCACGGTCGTTCCCGGCGTCAACGACCACGACGTGGGCGCCATCATCCGTCTTGGCATGTCGCTGGCCCCTGCTGTACGCGGGGTGCACTTCCAGCCTGTGAGCCATTTCGGTCGACACCCTTCATGTCAGGGGGCCCCGTCTCCCTCGGCCCGCATCACCCTGCCTGAACTGATGCATCGCCTCGAAGAACAGACGGCGGGCATGGTACAGGTTGTCGACTTTCTTCCCCCCGGTTGCGAGCATTCCCTGTGTTCGTTCCATGCCAACTATCTCGTCCGTGAAGATGGAACCCTGATGCGCGTATCCGCCCCGCGCGCGGAGTCTGCGCCACCGGCACACCCGGCACTCGACGGTGCCATTGCCGCCCGTGCCTTCGTCAGGCGGCAATGGGCAGCCCCCGGACATGGTGCCCCCGTACATGATGCCTGCGGATGTGGCACGGACGGCACGACATCAGCCGCCATGACCGCTCCCATTTCCTCCGTGAATGCCGACGTATCCTCTTCGTGCCCGGCAGCACCCTGCGGACATTCGCCCTCCCCCTCTGGCAACGCCGCATCAGCGCCGTCCACGGCTGTATCATCAGGCACGTCACGAAACATCTCGCCTGACACGTCAGACGTCGTGTCTCCGGCAATTGCGGGCCAGCCACGGCCCGACCATGCTGGTGACGACCTCGACCGCTTTCTCGCACGCGCGGCGACGCACCTGTTCGCCATTTCGGCCATGGCCTTTCAGGATGCATGGAACCTCGACCTTGAACGGCTGCAAGGGTGCTGCATCCATGCCGTGACAACGGACGGCGCGCTCATACCGTTCTGCGCATGGAACTGCACCGCAGCTGATGGAACCCCGCTGTACAGGGGGCGCACATGA
- a CDS encoding DVU_1555 family C-GCAxxG-C-C protein, with product MLNDSTLAIMELAGQGFCCSQILVLLSLQGMGLDDPPLTRAMAGLCNGMGDCSGPCGILSGGACVLALHTAQGFAGDTVDERLPLLLEAFRDWFHDATTPYGGITCGVIMGGDCRTPDPSRCGVLLAESHQRINAILIEHGFDPAIPKGE from the coding sequence ATGCTGAACGACTCCACACTCGCCATCATGGAACTGGCAGGGCAAGGCTTCTGCTGCAGCCAGATTCTCGTCTTGCTTTCGCTGCAAGGCATGGGACTTGATGACCCGCCCCTGACAAGGGCCATGGCAGGGCTGTGCAACGGCATGGGCGACTGTTCAGGGCCATGCGGCATTCTCTCCGGCGGCGCGTGTGTCCTTGCATTGCACACGGCGCAGGGCTTTGCCGGAGACACCGTCGATGAGAGGCTACCGCTGCTGCTGGAAGCATTTCGCGACTGGTTCCATGATGCCACGACACCCTACGGGGGCATCACCTGCGGCGTCATCATGGGGGGTGACTGCCGCACCCCCGACCCTTCGCGCTGCGGCGTGCTGCTTGCCGAATCACATCAACGCATCAACGCCATCCTCATCGAACACGGTTTCGACCCCGCCATACCGAAGGGGGAATGA
- the trsM gene encoding DVU_1556 family methyltransferase produces MDREGLPVAETTCAPGLPLWARPEARTALGDTLRPGGFSLTDRLATLAGVHPGWRVLDVGCGTGATVLHLRQRYGASAFGCDRSTSLTPGSNNHKGLPVIAADAANLPFADGSMKMVFCECVLSLLVKPLEVLRGLRRLLVPGGLLGVSDLYLRGEGHARVTEGSCLAWQATRMRIESLLHEAGFALHTFEDHSPLLRETAARLALSGALHGGAMNCGERAFPSRDACRRCSPEGIAAPPQATPCSMTECSFSPPATRAVTEQVARPGYFLLLAQSLKGTRED; encoded by the coding sequence ATGGACCGCGAGGGACTGCCTGTTGCCGAAACGACGTGTGCGCCGGGCCTTCCGTTATGGGCGCGTCCGGAAGCGCGGACGGCGCTGGGAGATACCTTGCGCCCCGGAGGGTTCTCACTCACCGACAGACTCGCCACGCTGGCAGGTGTCCATCCCGGCTGGCGCGTGCTGGACGTGGGCTGCGGCACGGGTGCCACCGTGCTGCACCTGCGACAGCGGTACGGGGCATCGGCCTTCGGGTGCGACCGCAGCACCTCACTGACGCCGGGATCCAATAATCATAAGGGATTACCTGTCATCGCGGCAGACGCTGCAAATCTCCCCTTTGCCGATGGAAGCATGAAGATGGTGTTCTGCGAATGCGTTCTTTCGCTTCTCGTGAAGCCGTTAGAGGTACTGCGTGGCTTGCGCCGGCTGCTGGTGCCCGGAGGGCTGTTAGGTGTCAGCGACCTGTATCTTCGGGGTGAAGGGCATGCCCGCGTCACCGAAGGTTCATGCCTCGCGTGGCAGGCTACACGGATGAGAATCGAAAGCCTCCTGCACGAGGCGGGGTTCGCCCTGCACACCTTCGAAGACCATTCCCCCCTTCTCCGTGAAACCGCCGCCCGACTGGCGCTTTCGGGGGCATTGCACGGTGGGGCCATGAACTGCGGTGAACGTGCTTTCCCATCTCGGGACGCGTGTCGCAGATGCTCCCCTGAAGGTATTGCGGCCCCACCACAGGCGACGCCTTGCAGCATGACGGAATGCTCCTTTTCGCCGCCAGCAACCCGGGCAGTCACGGAACAGGTTGCGCGTCCCGGCTACTTCCTTCTTCTGGCCCAAAGCCTCAAAGGTACCCGAGAGGACTGA
- a CDS encoding DVU_1557 family redox protein yields the protein MSSMKVLEGSYSGLRCAPCGKSLQPCAVELEYMGSRFNVELPACPSCGAVFIPEELAMGKMAQVEHLLEDK from the coding sequence ATGAGCAGCATGAAGGTTCTTGAAGGCTCCTATTCCGGACTACGCTGCGCCCCCTGCGGGAAATCTCTCCAACCGTGCGCCGTCGAACTCGAATACATGGGAAGCCGGTTCAACGTGGAACTTCCCGCCTGTCCATCATGCGGCGCCGTCTTCATTCCTGAAGAACTCGCCATGGGCAAGATGGCACAGGTGGAGCACCTGCTGGAGGACAAGTGA
- a CDS encoding pyridine nucleotide-disulfide oxidoreductase/dicluster-binding protein — translation MDQSELRQWESRCTQEEPPRCRAACPLHVDVRAFCTHMAEGDLRKAWGVLCRTLPLPTLLARICDQPCRNACLRNEAGGGLHIAGLERACAEASGRPAPAPPMPRRGLDAVILGGDLAGLAAAWDLSRKGITVALHTLSTAEAILDGLRRPAGHAILDTLSAHLAEEVDTLRRMGVTIHEGPLPPSQAIDEWGASGHAVFIAPVAYPLYCEEDQPPDVVTLGTATPGVFAAIPPARPGDSERPDETAPGHSPVEMAALGRRAATSMERFLQKVSLVAGREREGVFSARLFTSLADVVPLSPVVEPPEGYTADEARREAARCIRCECMECVRHCAYLAEYGGYPKQYARRIYNNESIVMGTRQANTMIDSCMMCGLCATVCPEGFDMGALCLDARRSMVHRDKMPPSAHEFALRDMAFANSGTCVVARHEAEKQNSTWLFFPGCQLTASAPGLVESTWCWLQRWLPAIDDAKRSGVGLLAHCCGAPAHWAGREQLHQDTLHTVESHWEELGRPILVTACPSCATTLRNGLPHIPVETLWEKMAEVADKHGLEPFGTPHPWKGDLVLHDPCGTREDEPLRNAVRALLVALGVEYREPALTRERTECCGFGGLVAEANPPLADKLTRGRAERLSAMGTHAVTYCAMCRDRLVKAGTPTAHMLNLFFSTPDTTLEDCTPPAPGYSQRRENRVALCERLKGRSADAQPAPAWASIPVHYTEKAAALMEERRILDSDVRKVLHHAMQSGRWIDDTNDEGVRIACFRPVVVTYWVAYTIDADGVPLVRNVWCHRMHVIDAGGRQ, via the coding sequence ATGGACCAGTCCGAACTACGCCAGTGGGAATCACGCTGCACGCAGGAGGAACCGCCCCGGTGCCGTGCAGCCTGTCCTTTGCATGTCGACGTGCGGGCCTTCTGCACACACATGGCGGAAGGCGACCTCCGCAAGGCGTGGGGCGTACTCTGCCGCACGCTGCCGCTTCCCACGCTGCTGGCACGTATCTGCGACCAGCCATGCCGCAACGCCTGCCTGCGGAACGAGGCTGGAGGCGGTCTGCATATCGCGGGACTTGAGCGCGCCTGCGCCGAGGCATCGGGGCGACCTGCGCCCGCGCCGCCCATGCCCCGTCGCGGTCTTGATGCCGTCATCCTCGGCGGCGACCTTGCAGGGCTGGCTGCCGCGTGGGACCTGTCCCGCAAGGGCATCACCGTGGCACTTCACACCCTCTCCACCGCTGAAGCGATTCTGGACGGGTTACGGCGTCCAGCCGGGCATGCCATACTCGACACGCTCTCAGCCCACCTCGCAGAAGAGGTCGACACCCTCCGGCGCATGGGCGTCACCATCCATGAGGGCCCCCTTCCGCCCTCCCAAGCCATCGACGAGTGGGGCGCATCTGGACATGCGGTATTCATCGCCCCGGTGGCCTATCCTCTCTATTGCGAAGAAGACCAGCCACCCGACGTCGTGACTCTCGGCACCGCCACCCCCGGCGTCTTCGCGGCAATACCCCCGGCACGACCGGGGGATTCGGAGAGGCCGGACGAAACCGCACCGGGTCATTCCCCCGTGGAGATGGCGGCACTCGGTCGACGCGCCGCGACCTCGATGGAACGCTTTCTCCAGAAGGTGTCTCTCGTCGCGGGACGCGAACGCGAAGGGGTCTTCTCGGCCAGATTGTTCACAAGTCTCGCCGATGTCGTACCGCTGTCTCCCGTCGTCGAACCTCCCGAAGGGTACACGGCTGACGAAGCACGCCGGGAGGCGGCACGGTGCATCCGTTGCGAATGTATGGAATGCGTCCGTCACTGCGCCTATCTGGCGGAGTACGGCGGCTATCCCAAGCAATACGCCAGACGCATCTACAACAACGAATCCATCGTCATGGGTACGCGTCAGGCGAACACCATGATCGACTCATGCATGATGTGCGGCCTTTGCGCGACCGTATGCCCGGAAGGTTTCGACATGGGGGCACTCTGCCTCGATGCGCGCCGCAGCATGGTGCACCGCGACAAGATGCCCCCCTCGGCGCATGAATTCGCCTTGCGCGACATGGCCTTCGCCAACAGCGGGACCTGCGTCGTCGCCCGCCACGAAGCCGAGAAACAGAACAGCACATGGCTCTTCTTTCCCGGATGCCAGCTTACCGCCTCTGCACCGGGTCTTGTCGAATCAACGTGGTGCTGGCTGCAACGATGGCTTCCCGCCATCGACGATGCGAAGCGTAGCGGTGTGGGTCTGCTCGCCCACTGTTGCGGAGCCCCGGCGCACTGGGCAGGGCGCGAACAACTGCATCAGGACACACTGCACACCGTCGAATCGCACTGGGAAGAACTGGGCCGCCCCATACTGGTCACGGCATGTCCCTCCTGCGCGACGACACTGCGTAACGGACTGCCGCACATCCCCGTCGAGACTCTCTGGGAGAAGATGGCCGAAGTGGCAGACAAGCACGGTCTTGAGCCCTTCGGCACTCCCCATCCGTGGAAGGGGGACCTCGTCCTGCACGACCCGTGCGGCACTCGTGAAGACGAGCCCCTGCGCAATGCCGTCCGGGCGCTACTGGTAGCCCTCGGCGTGGAGTACCGCGAACCGGCCCTTACACGGGAACGCACCGAATGCTGCGGCTTCGGCGGGCTGGTCGCAGAGGCCAACCCTCCCCTTGCCGACAAGCTGACCCGCGGTCGGGCAGAACGTCTCTCCGCCATGGGAACGCACGCTGTCACTTACTGCGCCATGTGCCGTGACAGGCTGGTCAAGGCCGGTACACCCACAGCGCACATGCTGAACCTCTTCTTCTCGACGCCCGACACTACGCTGGAGGACTGCACGCCCCCGGCACCCGGCTATTCGCAACGCCGTGAGAACAGGGTCGCACTCTGCGAACGTCTGAAAGGCCGTAGCGCCGATGCCCAACCCGCGCCTGCATGGGCGTCGATTCCCGTTCACTACACCGAAAAGGCCGCAGCCCTCATGGAGGAAAGGCGCATCCTCGACAGTGACGTCCGCAAGGTGCTGCATCACGCCATGCAGTCGGGTCGCTGGATTGACGATACAAACGACGAAGGGGTGCGTATCGCCTGCTTCCGTCCGGTCGTCGTTACCTACTGGGTCGCTTACACCATCGACGCAGACGGTGTGCCGCTTGTCCGCAACGTATGGTGCCACCGTATGCACGTCATTGATGCAGGAGGGCGACAATGA
- a CDS encoding molybdopterin-dependent aldehyde oxidoreductase, translating into MIKRMVTINGAPRMAITRPDTTLATYLRESLGLTSVKVGCGQGHCGSCNVIVDGKLVRSCSYKMSRLTEGATITTLEGIGTPDNLHPLQVAWMAHGAAQCGFCSPGFIVSAKALIDTNPKPSRDDVRDWFQKHRNACRCTGYKPLVDAVMDAAAVVRGEMKVDDLLYRIPADGRIWGTKYPRPSALAKVTGTLDFGADLGIKMPEETLRCALVQAEASHAKILGIDTSEAEKMPGVFKVVTHKDIKGKNRITGLITFPSNKGDGWDRPILCDEKVFQYGDAIAIVCADTEEHAKAAAAAVKVDLEVLPAYMSAPAAMADDAMEIHPGTPNVYFEQHLVKGPETKPIFDKADVVVEDDFYVGRQPHMPIEPDVGFAFFNEDGKLCIHSKSIGLHLHLYMIAPGLGIEPDNIIMVQNPTGGTFGYKFSPTMEALVGAAAMATGRPVFLNYSWYQQQTYTGKRSPFFINLRYAATREGKLLAMESDWSVDHGPYSEFGDLLTLRGAQFIGAGYDIPSIRGLGRTVCTNHAWGSAFRGYGSPQSEFASEVLMDELAEKLGIDPLELRYRNVYREGATTPTGQVPEVLSLPELLDTARPRYLAAKEKAARESTAEVKKGVGISVGVYGCGLDGPDTAEIAVELNEDGTVTIFATWHDHGQGADMGTLGTAHEALRPLGIAPENIRLVLNDTAVCPNAGPAGGSRSQVVVGRAIKAGCELLLGGMRKADGTFRTYAEMRDEKIATRYSGKWSAPCTDCNAEGQGSPFAVYMYGVFLAEVSVELATGKTTVDKMTLVADIGKIVNRLTVDGQLYGGIAQGIGLALSEDFEDIKKHSTMPGAGFPYIKQIPDEIDLVYVEVPRPEGPFGAGGVGELPLTCPHAAIINAIHNACGVRVTRLPALPEKVLAGLQGK; encoded by the coding sequence ATGATCAAACGCATGGTCACGATCAACGGAGCACCCCGGATGGCAATCACCCGCCCCGACACGACACTGGCAACCTACCTGCGCGAGAGCCTGGGCCTCACCAGTGTGAAGGTGGGCTGCGGGCAAGGTCATTGCGGCAGTTGCAACGTCATCGTCGACGGCAAGCTCGTCCGCTCATGCAGCTACAAGATGAGCCGTCTCACCGAGGGTGCCACCATCACCACGCTCGAGGGCATCGGCACCCCGGACAACCTGCATCCGCTTCAGGTGGCATGGATGGCCCATGGTGCGGCGCAATGCGGCTTCTGTTCGCCGGGGTTCATCGTCTCGGCCAAGGCTCTTATCGACACCAACCCCAAGCCCAGCCGCGACGATGTCCGCGACTGGTTCCAGAAACACCGTAATGCCTGCCGCTGCACCGGTTACAAACCTCTGGTGGACGCCGTCATGGACGCAGCCGCCGTCGTGCGGGGCGAAATGAAGGTGGACGACCTGCTGTACCGCATCCCTGCCGATGGTCGCATCTGGGGCACCAAATACCCCCGCCCGTCCGCCCTCGCCAAGGTTACGGGCACGCTCGACTTCGGGGCCGACCTTGGCATCAAGATGCCGGAGGAGACCTTGCGTTGCGCGCTTGTTCAGGCCGAAGCCTCCCACGCGAAGATACTCGGCATCGACACCAGCGAAGCCGAGAAGATGCCCGGTGTCTTCAAGGTCGTCACGCACAAGGACATCAAGGGCAAGAACCGCATCACCGGCCTTATCACCTTCCCGTCCAACAAGGGCGACGGGTGGGACCGTCCCATCCTCTGCGATGAGAAGGTGTTCCAGTACGGGGACGCCATCGCCATCGTCTGCGCCGACACCGAAGAGCACGCCAAGGCGGCAGCCGCGGCAGTTAAAGTAGACCTTGAAGTACTACCCGCCTACATGAGCGCGCCAGCAGCCATGGCCGACGACGCCATGGAAATCCACCCCGGCACACCCAACGTCTATTTCGAGCAGCACCTCGTCAAGGGCCCGGAAACGAAGCCCATCTTCGACAAGGCGGATGTCGTGGTCGAGGACGACTTCTATGTGGGCCGCCAGCCGCACATGCCCATCGAACCCGACGTGGGCTTCGCCTTCTTCAATGAAGATGGCAAGCTGTGCATCCACTCCAAGTCCATCGGCCTTCACCTGCATCTGTACATGATCGCCCCAGGTCTCGGCATCGAACCCGACAACATCATCATGGTGCAGAACCCCACGGGCGGCACCTTCGGCTACAAGTTCAGCCCCACCATGGAGGCACTCGTCGGTGCTGCGGCCATGGCGACCGGGCGACCGGTGTTCCTCAACTACTCGTGGTACCAGCAACAGACATACACGGGCAAACGCTCGCCCTTCTTCATCAACCTGCGCTATGCGGCCACCCGTGAGGGCAAACTGCTGGCCATGGAAAGCGACTGGTCGGTCGACCACGGCCCGTATTCGGAATTCGGCGACCTGCTCACGCTGCGCGGGGCGCAGTTCATCGGTGCCGGCTACGACATCCCGAGCATACGCGGTCTGGGCCGCACGGTGTGCACCAACCATGCATGGGGGTCGGCCTTCCGCGGCTATGGTTCCCCACAGAGCGAGTTCGCCTCTGAAGTGCTGATGGACGAACTCGCCGAGAAGCTGGGCATCGACCCGCTTGAACTGCGTTACCGCAACGTCTACCGCGAAGGTGCCACCACTCCCACCGGACAGGTCCCCGAAGTCTTGAGCCTGCCCGAGTTGCTGGACACCGCCCGCCCGCGCTACCTTGCCGCCAAGGAGAAGGCCGCGCGTGAATCCACGGCGGAGGTGAAAAAGGGCGTGGGCATCTCGGTGGGCGTATACGGCTGCGGTCTCGACGGGCCGGACACGGCCGAGATCGCCGTCGAACTCAACGAAGATGGCACGGTGACCATCTTCGCCACGTGGCACGACCACGGACAGGGTGCGGACATGGGTACGCTGGGTACCGCCCACGAAGCCCTGCGCCCCCTCGGCATCGCCCCCGAGAACATCAGGCTTGTCCTCAACGATACGGCGGTCTGCCCCAATGCAGGCCCTGCCGGAGGCAGCCGTTCGCAGGTCGTTGTCGGACGCGCCATCAAGGCGGGTTGCGAACTCCTTCTGGGCGGGATGCGGAAAGCCGACGGAACCTTCCGCACCTATGCCGAGATGCGTGATGAGAAGATAGCCACCCGGTACAGCGGCAAGTGGTCCGCCCCTTGCACCGACTGCAACGCAGAGGGTCAGGGCAGCCCCTTCGCCGTGTACATGTACGGCGTGTTCCTTGCCGAGGTCTCGGTGGAACTGGCCACCGGCAAGACCACAGTGGACAAGATGACCCTGGTGGCCGACATCGGCAAGATCGTGAACAGGCTGACTGTCGACGGGCAGTTGTATGGCGGCATCGCGCAGGGCATAGGGCTCGCCCTTTCGGAGGACTTCGAGGACATCAAGAAGCACTCGACCATGCCGGGAGCCGGGTTCCCCTACATCAAGCAGATTCCGGACGAGATCGACCTCGTCTACGTCGAAGTGCCCCGTCCCGAAGGCCCCTTCGGCGCGGGCGGTGTCGGCGAACTGCCACTCACCTGCCCCCATGCGGCCATCATCAACGCCATCCACAACGCCTGCGGGGTGAGGGTGACGCGGCTGCCCGCGCTGCCCGAGAAGGTGCTCGCAGGTCTGCAGGGCAAATGA